Proteins encoded in a region of the Labrus bergylta chromosome 9, fLabBer1.1, whole genome shotgun sequence genome:
- the LOC109993039 gene encoding uncharacterized protein, with the protein MSAGMPSCSLNLESQLLSIMDVLVKAAVTEISQMFSENSATIRLHLSQSLKENEALRMRMKVMRSELFSLRLQTRTQRPPSRFSSKGNVPKPRTKPQVVQKTVEEVVSISLQSKEKTSSAASRLECADVENPEVILIKDEDDFGECEQVQGQDHFGNQSKQSGIATVNVEPAGSSCLTENNVELRIVSVHGRGEGPLQEESSLFNVTQLQAFSSLSPEHSIPHDSIVDFTLGSNDGPSIRGMQNNSVVVARNSQLEKDNSTQVTSAALNPAMKTIFLEPDSHVGPPSHISQFPQLQNVFPQTVNKSMDCSFCGERFLSREDLIVHRASHTGESPVLCSFCGKSFVNKTTLGIHMRIHTGEKPYACTQCGKRFTQNGSLKIHLRTHSGEKPYTCNHCTASFNNPSNLRRHMSLHIPNGAL; encoded by the exons ATGTCTGCAGGTATGCCGTCGTGCAGCTTAAACCTCGAGTCCCAGCTCTTGTCCATAATGGACGTGCTGGTAAAGGCTGCGGTGACGGAAATCAGTCAGATGTTCTCGGAGAACTCGGCGACCATCCGGCTCCATCTGAGCCAGAgcctgaaggaaaatgaagccctgaggatgaggatgaaggTGATGAGGAGTGAACTTTTCTCCCTCCGGCTGCAGACCAGGACGCAACGACCGCCCAGCCGATTTTCCTCGAAAGGAAATGTCCCTAAACCACGGACTAAACCGCAAG TGGTTCAGAAGACTGTTGAGGAAGTTGTTTCTATTTCTCTACAATCAAAGGAGAAGACTTCCTCTGCTGCCTCTCGATTAGAG TGTGCAGATGTGGAGAACCCAGAAGTCATCCTAATCAAAGATGAGGATGACTTTGGAGAATGTGAGCAGGTTCAAG gtCAGGACCACTTTGGAAACCAAAGTAAGCAGAGTGGTATTGCCACTGTGAATGTAGAGCCTGCGGGTTCTTCCTGCTTAACAGAAAATAATGTGGAGCTGAGAATCGTAAGTGTTCATGGACGAGGGGAGGGgcctctgcaggaggagagcagCCTCTTTAATGTCACTCAACTCCAGGCTTTTAGCTCTCTGTCTCCAGAACACAGCATCCCTCATGATAGTATTGTGGATTTCACATTGGGATCCAATGATGGACCCTCGATCAGAGGGATGCAGAATAACAGCGTTGTAGTGGCAAGAAACAGCCAGCTGGAAAAGGACAATTCCACCCAGGTGACTTCAGCAGCATTGAATCCTGCaatgaaaacaatatttttagAACCTGATAGTCATGTGGGGCCACCCAGTCATATCAGCCAGTTCCCCCAGCTGCAGAATGTCTTCCctcaaactgttaacaaatccATGGACTGTAGCTTCTGTGGGGAGCGTTTCCTCAGCCGCGAAGACCTAATTGTACACCGGGCAAGTCACACAGGGGAGTCCCCTGTTTTATGTTCATTCTGCGGCAAGTCCTTCGTCAACAAGACTACACTGGGCATCCACATGCGCATTCATACCGGGGAGAAGCCATATGCGTGTACACAGTGTGGGAAACGCTTCACACAGAACGGTAGCCTCAAGATCCACCTGAGAACTCACTCTGGAGAGAAACCATACACCTGCAATCATTGCACCGCAAGCTTCAACAACCCCAGCAACCTGCGCAGGCACATGAGCCTACACATCCCAAATGGAGCACTCTAA